Part of the Rhizobiales bacterium NRL2 genome is shown below.
CTATCTGCCCGGCGGCTCCGCCGGATCGGTCCATCTCTCGAAGCCTTCCTACGATCGGGCCGATCAGCGCCGCTCGCCCGCTCTCCGCCACAACGAGCAGATGCGCCGTTACTGGGAGAACCGCGCCGAACAGCGCGCACGCGCCGAACGAAGCTATGACGGCGTCCAACTGGCCCCGGCACCGCAGGAACGCCTGCCGGTCGTCATCCGGCCCACGGTGTTCAGCTACAGCGCGGCGCTGGAGAACGTGCTCAGGATCGCGGTCGGCGACCGGGTGATCTTCCGCACAGCCGAGCGCACCGGCCATCTGGAACTGCTGGAGATCGGCGCCAGGGCGGACGGCGCGACCTGCCGCCGTTTCCGTCAGGAGGTCCGCACTCCCGGCGGCCCGGAGGTCAGCTTCGGCAGCGCCTGCCGCATGCGCGGCGGCGCCTGGCGGTTCTCGGAGTAGACAGCGCGGGCGATACATCGCCGACGGACCACAAGGCTCATCTTTCCCTCGATTTCGCGCCGGGCTAGGCTCCGCCACATCGGAGATACACATGAACGGGGAGCGATGCGCGATGGAAGTCGGCCTGATCCTGGGCACCGGTGACGCCCAATACTCGATCGATCTGGAAATGATCAAGGCGGCGGAGGCCATGGGCTTCCACTCGGTCTGGACGTCGGAGGCCTGGGGCGCGGACGCCATTTCCTCGGCGGCCTGGATCCTGGGCAACACGACGAAGATCAAGGTCGGCACCGGCATCTGCCAGATGCAGGCCCGGACGCCCGCGCTGATGGCGACGACGTCGATCACACTGCAGGAGCTTTCCGGCGGCCGCTTCATCCTGGGCCTCGGCCCGTCGGGGCCGCAGGTCATCGAGGGCTGGCACGGCCGGCCCTATGGCAAGCCGCTGGAGCTGACGCAGGAATACGTCTCCATCATCCGCAAGGTCATCGCGCGCGAGCAGCCGCTGACCCATGAGGGCGAGCACTACCAGATTCCCTATCAGGGGCCCGGCGCGACCGGCCTCGGCAAGCCGCTGAAGACCATCCTGCGGCCCCGGCACGGGCTGAAGATCTATTCGGCTTCCGTTTCGCCGGGCGGCATCCGCAACGCGGCGGAAGTCTGCGACGGCGTCATCCCGGTCTACATGGACCCGTCCAACTACGACGCCATCGGCACCTATATCAACCAGGGCTTCGACAAGGCCGGCGGCGGCAAGAGCCTGGAGACCTTCGATGTCTGCCCCTTCGTCACCGTGGTGCAGAACGACGACATCGAACAGGCGCGCAAGCCGGTGAAAGAGAACATGGGCTTCTACATCGGCGGCATGGGCGCCAAGAAGAAGAACTACTACAAGGAATACGCCAGCCGGCTGGGCTATGCCGAGCAGGCGGAGGGGATCCAGGACGCCTTCCTGAGCGGCCGCCGGGCCGAGGCCTTTTCCATGGTGCCCGACGAGCTGGTCGACAAGGTCGCGCTGGTCGGCCCGCAGGGCCATATCCGCGAGCAGCTTTCGGTCTGGAAGGAAGCCGGAAAGAAGCGTCAGGTGTCGGCCATGCTCTGCCGCGTCTCCTCGAAGGAAGCGATGGAGACCCTGGCCAAGGAACTGCTGTAGTCGCAGCGGCCCGCCGGGCAAACGGCGAGCCCGAGTCAAACCCGGGGCAAGCCAGTTATCTACCGAAGCCATTGCCCCCTGGAAACGACCCCCTCCCGACCCGCTGACGCGGGCCACCCTCCACCTTCCCGGAAGGGGGAGGGCAGGGAGGGGGATGCGCTTCACCCGCGATCCGGGGGCGACTGAAAGGTTCGATTGAAGACTGGCACGATCTATCTGTAGCCGGTCGGCTTGATCTCGCCGAGGCCCTCCTTCAGCACGCCCTGGCCGGGCACGTAGTTGACCTCGAAGCGGATGCCGTCCGGATCCTCGAACAGGACGTAGTAGTAGCCCGGCGCCCAGTCGCCATCCATCGGCCCGCGGACCATGCTCGCGCCAAGCTCCTTCGCCAGCGCGGCCGTGCGGTCCACGTCCTCGCGGCTTTTCGCGCGCAGGCAGAAATGGTGCAGGCCGACGCGCTGCTGGACGAACCGGTCCTCGGGGTCGTCCAGCTCGCTGCGGGAGATGGCGATCGCCGTCCGCGCGCCCACATGGTAGAAGAACTTCTCCCCGTCGAAGACCTTCTTCATGCCCATCTCCGGCAGCAGCCGGCCGTAGAAGGCCTTGGCCTCGTCCCACTTGCGGACGGTCAGGACGATATGGGCCATCCCGTTGATGTCGATCATGGTTTTCCTCTCCCCCAGTGCAGTTTGATCGTGAACGGATAGTAGCGCGCGTCAGGCTTTGCGCCAGCGGTCGAGGGCCCAGACCGCGCCGCCGGCGAGCAGGCCCCAGAACGCGCCGGAAATGCCGAAGAAGGCGAGGCCCGAGGCGGTCACGATGAAGGTGATCACCGCGGCCTCCCGGCCCTCGGGCTGCTCCACCGCGCCGACCACCGCGCCGGCGAAGGCGCCGAGCAGGGCGAGGCCCGCCACCGCCTCGATCAGAACCGGCGGCGCCGCGCCGATGAAGGCCGTGGCCCAGCCCGCGACGAAGGCCAGCAGCACGTAGAACACGCCCGACATGATCCCGGCCCAGTAGCGCCTGGCCGGATCGGGGTGCGCGTCGGGGCCGGCGCAGAGCGCCGCCGTGATCGCCGCCAGGTTGACCGCGTGCGCGCCGAAGGGCGCGGCGGCCAGGGTGAACAGTCCCGTGCCGGTGAACAGCGGTCCCGGCGCCGGCCGGTAGCCGTTGGCGTTGAGCACGGCGATGCCGGGGATGTTCTGCGAGGCCATGGTCACCAGGAACAGCGGCAGGGCGAGGCCCAGCGCCTCCAGCGTGAATTGGGGCGCGATCAGCACCGGCGTCGCCATGACCGGGCCGAGATCGCCGGCGCTGATCTCCGTCTGCGAGACGATCAGCACGGCGGTCACCAGCACCGCCGCGGGCACGGCGAACAGCCGGTTGATCCGCGCGACGGCGATCCAGGCCAGCACGATCAGGATGCCGGCCAGCGGCTGCTCGGCGATGGCGCGGACCGGGGCAAGGCAGAGACCGAACAGGACGCCGGCCAGCATGGCGTTGGCGAGCGGTCCGGGAATCCGCTGCACGGCGCGGCCGAAGGGCCGGAACAGCCCCGCGGCGACGATCAGCACGCCGGAGATGACGAAGGCGCCCACGGCCTCCGCGAAGCCGCCGTCGAGGGCCGCCGAGGAGGCCAGCAGCGCGCCGCCCGGCGTCGACCACGCGATGGAGATGGGCTGCTTCAGCCAGGCGCTGAACAGGATGGCCGGCAGGCCCATGGCGAGCGACAGCGCCATCAGCCCCGACGCGGCCTCCGCGGGGCTCGCGCCCACTGCGGTCAGGCCGGCGAGGATGACGGCGAAGGAACTGGCGAAGCCGACGACCGCCGCCAGCAGCCCCGCCCCCACAGCCTGGCCGGAAATGTCACGGAGCACTGTTGATCACCAAGGATTTTTCATTGCAAAAAACGGCATCGTAGATTGAAAGGAAACTTTCTTTAATGTGACGATGAGTTCGATCGCAACTGTCTTAATTGATTCAGATATTAGGAAGCGTCATGGCTGAGGATCCGGAAGCCGTTGAAGCAATCGCAAAGGCAATTTTCGATTCCCAAGTTGCTCAATTGGATGCAGAAATTTCGGAAGTAGAATTCGATTTTGGCGAATTTTCGGAGTTTTTTATTGAACTAGAAAGAGAATCTGACAGAGCTTTTGCCATTATATCTTTTTCATATATTGAAACAATTTGTGTTGAACTGATGTCTCGCCACTTAATTACAGATATACCGGGTGGTAGGTCAGGACTTTTTGGTGTGACGGGGCCATTAGATACGATGCATTCTCGTATACTTGTTTGTAGAGCATTGAACTGGATAAGTGAGATGAGTTTCAATAATCTCACCATATTGAGGAAAATTCGAAATGAATTTGCCCATAGCCACAAGAAAATAGGATTGGATAGCGGTCGAATACTGGATTATATAAAAAATATTGGCAATATCGAAGATCATATGTTGAGTAAATTGACAGATAGTAGAAGTCTAAATAATAGAGAAAAATTGCATGTTAGATCAATTTTGATTTGTGAATTTATGATCGAAGAGTTGTTGGCATCACCAATCGCATCCCGAATGGGACTACCTTCAAATGTTGCCTCTCGTCGCTCCTTCGATCAACTTCCGGAATCGTTCCAACGAGCTAGGCGAAGTGCCGCCACTGCGATCGTACATTTAGTTCGCCAAGAGCCCTGAATTGGATGCTGCTCAATCGCCGCCGCTTTCCTTTGCCGCCTTCTTCAGGTCCGGTTCGTGGTGGGAGCCGAGCGGCGTGTTGGGGCCGGCGGAGTGCTTCAGCGCCTCGGCCGCGCGCGGGTTCTCGTTGATCTTGGCGAGGATCGCCTGGCCGGCGCGCTCGAAGCTGTCGCGGTGGGCGACGACGTATTCCCGGCTCTCGCGGTAGGCGTCGAGCATGCCGTTGAGTTCCGGCACCACATAGCGGGCGACCAGATCCCAGCTCTTGCGCGTGTTCTGGCGGCTGGCCCAGTCGTGGACGAAACCGATGGCGACGCCGAAGCCGCCGGTCAGTTCGATCAGGTCGCGCAGGCGCTGGACCAGGTCGTCGGGCGTGCCGATGACGGCGGTGGCGCCGTCGGCGAAGGCGGTCAGCTCGACGGCCTCGTCGCGGTCCCTGAAGGCCTGGACGCCCGGGCGCATCAGGGTGCCGACATTGTATTCGTTGTGCCAGCGGAACAGGCCGTCCCGGGCTTCCTCGATCGCCTTCTCGCGGGTCTCGGCGATGTGCCACATCAGCACGATGCGCCAGTTCTTCCGGTCGACCGTGTTGCCGTGCTTCTGCGCCGATTCCTCGGCGAAGCTCCACTGGGTCGGGAGGTTCTGCAGGCCGGCCGTCGACATGGAGCCGATGGAGAGCACGCCGGTGCCGTGCTTGCCGGCCAGCGTCATGCCGGACGGGCTGATCATGGAGGCGACGGCGAAGGGCATGTCCTCCTGCAGCGGCAGCAGCTGCAGCTTGGCGTCGCGGATGGTGAACCAGTCGGACTCATGGGTGACGCGCTCCTCGCCGCGCAGCAGCTTGCGGATGACGCCGACGGCCTCGTCCTGGCGGTCGCGCTGGGTCATCGGGTCGATGCCCATCAGCCAGGCGTCGGACGGCAGCGCGCCGGGGCCGGAGCCGAAGATGGCCCGGCCGCTGGTCATGTGGTCGAGCTGCACCATGCGCTGGGCGACGATGAACGGGTGGTGGTAGGGCAGGGAGACGACGCCGGTGC
Proteins encoded:
- a CDS encoding LLM class F420-dependent oxidoreductase; the protein is MEVGLILGTGDAQYSIDLEMIKAAEAMGFHSVWTSEAWGADAISSAAWILGNTTKIKVGTGICQMQARTPALMATTSITLQELSGGRFILGLGPSGPQVIEGWHGRPYGKPLELTQEYVSIIRKVIAREQPLTHEGEHYQIPYQGPGATGLGKPLKTILRPRHGLKIYSASVSPGGIRNAAEVCDGVIPVYMDPSNYDAIGTYINQGFDKAGGGKSLETFDVCPFVTVVQNDDIEQARKPVKENMGFYIGGMGAKKKNYYKEYASRLGYAEQAEGIQDAFLSGRRAEAFSMVPDELVDKVALVGPQGHIREQLSVWKEAGKKRQVSAMLCRVSSKEAMETLAKELL
- a CDS encoding benzoate transporter, producing MLRDISGQAVGAGLLAAVVGFASSFAVILAGLTAVGASPAEAASGLMALSLAMGLPAILFSAWLKQPISIAWSTPGGALLASSAALDGGFAEAVGAFVISGVLIVAAGLFRPFGRAVQRIPGPLANAMLAGVLFGLCLAPVRAIAEQPLAGILIVLAWIAVARINRLFAVPAAVLVTAVLIVSQTEISAGDLGPVMATPVLIAPQFTLEALGLALPLFLVTMASQNIPGIAVLNANGYRPAPGPLFTGTGLFTLAAAPFGAHAVNLAAITAALCAGPDAHPDPARRYWAGIMSGVFYVLLAFVAGWATAFIGAAPPVLIEAVAGLALLGAFAGAVVGAVEQPEGREAAVITFIVTASGLAFFGISGAFWGLLAGGAVWALDRWRKA
- a CDS encoding monooxygenase gives rise to the protein MAGLKFGAFLAPHHPIGEHPMLQFQADLELVELLDKLGYEEFWCGEHHSTGWEVIASPEMFLAAAGQRSHRIRLGTGVVSLPYHHPFIVAQRMVQLDHMTSGRAIFGSGPGALPSDAWLMGIDPMTQRDRQDEAVGVIRKLLRGEERVTHESDWFTIRDAKLQLLPLQEDMPFAVASMISPSGMTLAGKHGTGVLSIGSMSTAGLQNLPTQWSFAEESAQKHGNTVDRKNWRIVLMWHIAETREKAIEEARDGLFRWHNEYNVGTLMRPGVQAFRDRDEAVELTAFADGATAVIGTPDDLVQRLRDLIELTGGFGVAIGFVHDWASRQNTRKSWDLVARYVVPELNGMLDAYRESREYVVAHRDSFERAGQAILAKINENPRAAEALKHSAGPNTPLGSHHEPDLKKAAKESGGD